A single region of the Streptomyces sp. NBC_00425 genome encodes:
- a CDS encoding sacsin N-terminal ATP-binding-like domain-containing protein, with protein sequence MSKFVRPAPEGADPFGTARLRRGVLDAWATSPARFREDANAEEDLVLGGYRDRLVVELAQNAADAAARGGVPGRLRLTLRDGVLVAANTGAALDAAGVESLATLRASAKREERQSAVAVGRFGVGFAAVLAVTDEPAVVGRHGGVRWDLAEARSLASETARHSPGLGDEVRRRDGHVPLLRLPFAAQGTAPDPYDTAVILPLRDAAAADLAERLLTAVDDALLLALPGLEEVVVEIGDGAARTLSRSADGDLTVVTDTERGVTRWRTAAAHGPLGPELLADRPVEERLRPHWSVTWAVPVDDEGAPVAPRTTPVVHAPTPSDEPLGLPALLIASFPLDTTRRHAAPGPLTDHLVRRAAEAYAELLAGWRPVGPGIIDLVPGPLGKGALDGALRQAVLELLPRTAFLPPAVAPVPEEGVDEGEDAVGLPEALRPRDAEVVEGAGADTVRVLAEVLPTLLPAGLERRVELRTLGVARIPLADVVDRLAGLDREPGWWHRLYDSLAGVDPDRLTGLPVPLAGGAVEAFGGGGGRRTAIGPRQVLLPTPDSAGLDADVLGRLGLKVAHEDAAHPLLEKLGALPATPRAVLTTPQVRAAVAASLDDDGGAWDDQGAPDAEELADAVLALVRDAGLEPGDEPWLGALALPDDEGELVPAGELVLPGSAFASVIREDEVAFVDAELAEKWGEQPLAACGVLADFALVRATDVVLDPDELEPRDGDFAEPDDAGLLDAVDVWCEDVLDRFPDSPVPPVATELVAVRDLDLVDEDRWPQALALLAQPPLRDALVQPLRVLLPDGTHETVRPYTAWWLRGNPVLDGRRPAGLLAFGGDPLLRGLYDEADATGFDDEQVLRALGVRTSVAALLDEPGGAAELLDRLCDPDRSVTSAQLHGLYGALAELDPEQVTLPDELRAVVDGRVEVVDAADAVVVDSPDLLPFTGGVPLLPVRPSRAAELAELFQVRRLSESVTGEVDSEGVEHDVPEPVRVLLGPRTPATYVEHEELVVDGVEIDWRLTDGGVLHAATLEGVAAGLAWAAGQWPRRFEVAALLEDPTRTQELARDRWFD encoded by the coding sequence GTGAGCAAGTTCGTGCGGCCGGCGCCCGAGGGCGCGGATCCGTTCGGCACGGCACGCCTGCGCCGTGGAGTGCTGGACGCCTGGGCCACCAGTCCCGCCCGTTTCCGGGAGGACGCCAACGCCGAGGAGGATCTCGTCCTCGGCGGGTACCGGGACCGGCTCGTCGTCGAGCTGGCGCAGAACGCCGCCGACGCCGCGGCCCGGGGCGGGGTGCCGGGGCGGCTGCGTCTCACCCTGCGGGACGGCGTTCTCGTCGCCGCCAACACCGGCGCGGCCCTGGACGCCGCCGGTGTGGAGTCCCTCGCCACGCTGCGGGCCTCCGCCAAGCGGGAGGAGCGGCAGTCGGCCGTGGCCGTCGGGCGGTTCGGCGTCGGCTTCGCCGCCGTCCTCGCGGTCACCGACGAGCCGGCCGTGGTCGGCCGGCACGGTGGTGTCCGCTGGGATCTGGCGGAGGCCCGGTCGCTGGCCTCCGAGACCGCCCGGCACAGTCCGGGCCTCGGTGACGAGGTGCGGCGGCGCGACGGACACGTGCCCCTGCTGCGGCTGCCCTTCGCGGCCCAGGGCACGGCCCCCGACCCGTACGACACGGCCGTCATCCTCCCGCTGCGCGACGCTGCGGCGGCCGATCTCGCCGAGCGTCTGCTCACCGCGGTCGACGACGCCCTCCTGCTGGCCCTGCCGGGCCTGGAGGAGGTCGTCGTGGAGATCGGGGACGGCGCCGCGCGCACCCTGAGCCGTTCCGCCGACGGGGACCTCACCGTCGTCACCGACACCGAGCGGGGCGTCACCCGGTGGCGGACCGCCGCCGCGCACGGCCCCCTCGGTCCCGAACTGCTCGCCGACCGTCCGGTGGAGGAGCGGCTGCGTCCTCACTGGTCGGTCACCTGGGCGGTGCCCGTCGACGACGAGGGCGCGCCCGTCGCGCCCCGCACCACGCCGGTCGTCCACGCGCCCACTCCCAGCGACGAGCCGCTGGGGCTGCCTGCCCTGCTCATCGCGTCCTTCCCGCTCGACACCACCCGCCGTCACGCGGCGCCCGGTCCGCTGACCGACCATCTGGTGCGGCGGGCGGCCGAGGCGTACGCCGAACTCCTCGCCGGCTGGCGGCCGGTGGGGCCGGGGATCATCGACCTGGTGCCCGGTCCGCTGGGCAAGGGGGCGCTGGACGGGGCGTTGCGCCAGGCCGTCCTGGAGCTGCTGCCGCGCACCGCGTTCCTGCCGCCGGCCGTCGCGCCCGTGCCGGAGGAGGGCGTGGACGAGGGCGAGGACGCGGTCGGGCTGCCCGAGGCCCTGCGTCCCCGGGACGCCGAGGTCGTCGAGGGCGCCGGCGCCGACACGGTGCGGGTGCTGGCGGAGGTGCTGCCGACGCTGCTGCCCGCCGGTCTCGAGCGGCGTGTCGAGCTGCGCACGCTCGGCGTCGCGCGGATCCCGCTCGCGGACGTCGTCGACCGGCTGGCCGGTCTGGACAGGGAGCCGGGCTGGTGGCACCGGCTCTACGACAGCCTGGCCGGGGTCGACCCGGACCGGCTCACCGGGCTGCCCGTGCCGCTGGCCGGCGGCGCCGTGGAGGCCTTCGGCGGCGGCGGTGGACGACGTACGGCCATCGGTCCGCGCCAGGTGCTGCTGCCCACCCCGGACTCGGCCGGACTCGACGCGGACGTCCTCGGCCGGCTCGGTCTGAAGGTCGCGCACGAGGACGCCGCGCATCCGCTGCTGGAGAAGCTGGGCGCGCTGCCCGCCACTCCGCGGGCCGTCCTGACCACCCCTCAGGTGCGGGCCGCCGTCGCCGCGTCGCTGGACGACGACGGCGGCGCCTGGGACGACCAGGGCGCCCCGGACGCGGAGGAGCTCGCCGACGCCGTCCTCGCGCTCGTCCGCGACGCGGGTCTGGAGCCCGGCGACGAGCCGTGGCTCGGTGCGCTCGCCCTTCCCGACGACGAGGGCGAACTGGTGCCCGCCGGTGAGCTCGTGCTGCCCGGCAGTGCGTTCGCCTCCGTCATCCGGGAAGACGAAGTCGCCTTCGTCGACGCGGAGTTGGCGGAGAAGTGGGGCGAGCAGCCGCTCGCCGCCTGTGGCGTCCTCGCCGACTTCGCGCTCGTCCGCGCCACCGACGTCGTCCTCGACCCGGACGAACTGGAGCCCCGGGACGGGGACTTCGCCGAGCCGGACGACGCGGGGCTGCTGGACGCCGTCGACGTGTGGTGCGAGGACGTCCTCGACCGTTTCCCCGACAGCCCGGTGCCTCCGGTCGCCACCGAGCTGGTCGCCGTGCGTGATCTCGACCTCGTCGACGAGGACCGCTGGCCGCAGGCCCTCGCCCTGCTCGCGCAGCCGCCGCTGCGGGACGCCCTGGTGCAGCCGCTGCGCGTCCTGCTGCCCGACGGCACGCATGAGACGGTACGTCCGTACACGGCCTGGTGGCTGCGCGGGAACCCGGTTCTCGACGGCCGCCGGCCGGCCGGACTCCTGGCCTTCGGCGGCGACCCGCTGCTGCGCGGCCTGTACGACGAGGCCGACGCCACGGGCTTCGACGACGAGCAGGTGCTGCGGGCGCTGGGGGTGCGCACCTCGGTGGCCGCCCTCCTCGACGAGCCCGGCGGCGCCGCCGAGCTCCTGGACCGTCTCTGCGATCCCGACCGTTCCGTCACCTCTGCGCAACTGCACGGTCTGTACGGGGCGTTGGCGGAGCTGGATCCGGAGCAGGTCACCCTGCCGGACGAGCTGAGGGCCGTCGTGGACGGCCGGGTCGAGGTGGTGGACGCGGCCGACGCCGTGGTCGTCGACTCACCCGATCTGCTCCCCTTCACGGGAGGCGTCCCGCTGCTGCCCGTGCGGCCGTCGCGGGCTGCCGAACTGGCCGAGCTGTTCCAGGTGCGGCGGCTGAGCGAGTCCGTCACGGGCGAGGTCGACTCCGAGGGCGTCGAGCACGACGTGCCGGAGCCGGTGCGGGTGCTCCTCGGCCCGCGCACGCCCGCCACCTACGTCGAGCACGAGGAACTGGTCGTCGACGGCGTCGAGATCGACTGGCGGCTGACGGACGGCGGCGTCCTGCACGCGGCCACCCTGGAGGGCGTCGCCGCCGGACTCGCGTGGGCGGCCGGGCAGTGGCCGCGCCGGTTCGAGGTCGCGGCCCTGCTGGAGGACCCGACCCGGACTCAGGAACTGGCCCGCGACCGCTGGTTCGACTGA
- a CDS encoding HAD-IC family P-type ATPase, with protein MAHTDAPASAPTATGLTAAEVADRVARGQVNDVPVRSSRSAGEIVRANVFTRFNAIIGVLWLVMLAVAPIQDGLFGFVILANTGIGIIQEWRAKQTLDSLAVVGEARPTVRRGGTAVEVSTSGLVLDDVIEIGPGDKAAVDGVCVEADGLEIDESLLTGEADPVVKRPGDAVMSGSFVVAGVGAFRATKVGREAYAAQLAEEASRFTLVHSELRTGISTILKYVTWMMVPAAIGLVVTQLVVKNHDLKESVARTVGGIVPMVPEGLVLLTSVAFAIGVIRLGRKQCLVQELPAIEGLARVDTVCLDKTGTLTEGGMDVTELRTLDGGDEAYLRRALGALGESDPRPNASLKAIIDAYPDAEEWRCTESLPFSSARKYSGASFNEGDGESSTWLLGAPDVLLADSDPALAETERLNEQGLRVLLLARAARDLDDPEPARGARAAALVVLEQRLRPDAADTLRYFAEQDVRAKVVSGDNAVSVGAVAAKLGLDGATVDARRLPSDPPGMARALEEGTVFGRVTPQQKRDMVGALQSRGHTVAMTGDGVNDVLALKDADIGVAMGSGSEATRAVAQIVLLDNSFATLPSVVAEGRRVIGNITRVATLFLVKTVYSVLLALLVVCWQVEYPFLPRHLTLLSTLTIGIPAFFLALAPNRERARPHFVRRVMRYSVPGGVIAGAATFVTYLIARHHYTGAGSLEAETSAATLTLFLVSMWVLAIIARPYTWWRVLLVASMGAAFLLVLIVPWLQDFFALKLVGPTMPWTAVGVAAVASAALEVCWRRVDRRTAA; from the coding sequence ATGGCCCACACCGACGCCCCCGCCTCAGCGCCGACGGCTACCGGCCTGACCGCAGCGGAGGTCGCGGACCGCGTCGCCCGCGGTCAGGTCAACGACGTGCCGGTCCGCAGCAGCCGCTCCGCCGGCGAGATCGTCCGGGCGAACGTCTTCACCCGGTTCAACGCGATCATCGGCGTCCTGTGGCTGGTCATGCTCGCCGTCGCGCCCATCCAGGACGGCCTGTTCGGGTTCGTGATCCTCGCCAACACCGGCATCGGCATCATCCAGGAGTGGCGGGCCAAGCAGACCCTGGACTCGCTCGCCGTCGTCGGCGAGGCGCGTCCCACCGTCCGCCGTGGCGGCACGGCCGTCGAGGTCTCCACCTCCGGCCTCGTCCTGGACGACGTCATCGAGATCGGCCCCGGCGACAAGGCGGCCGTGGACGGGGTGTGCGTCGAGGCGGACGGCCTGGAGATCGACGAGTCGCTGCTCACCGGCGAGGCCGACCCCGTCGTCAAGCGGCCCGGCGACGCGGTGATGTCGGGCAGCTTCGTGGTGGCCGGCGTCGGCGCCTTCCGGGCCACCAAGGTCGGCCGGGAGGCCTACGCCGCCCAGCTCGCCGAGGAGGCGTCCCGCTTCACGCTCGTCCACTCCGAACTGCGCACCGGCATCTCCACGATCCTCAAGTACGTGACGTGGATGATGGTGCCGGCCGCGATCGGCCTGGTCGTCACCCAGCTGGTCGTCAAGAACCACGACCTCAAGGAGTCCGTCGCCCGTACCGTCGGCGGCATCGTCCCGATGGTCCCGGAAGGCCTCGTGCTGCTCACCTCGGTCGCCTTCGCGATCGGCGTCATCCGGCTCGGCCGCAAACAGTGCCTGGTGCAGGAGCTCCCCGCCATCGAGGGCCTCGCCCGCGTCGACACCGTCTGCCTGGACAAGACCGGCACCCTCACCGAGGGCGGCATGGACGTCACCGAACTGCGCACCCTCGACGGCGGTGACGAGGCGTACCTACGGCGGGCCCTCGGGGCCCTCGGGGAGTCCGACCCGCGGCCCAACGCCTCTCTGAAGGCGATCATCGACGCCTACCCGGACGCCGAGGAGTGGCGCTGCACCGAGTCCCTGCCCTTTTCCTCCGCACGCAAGTACAGCGGCGCCAGCTTCAACGAGGGCGACGGGGAGAGCAGCACCTGGCTGCTGGGTGCGCCCGACGTGCTGCTGGCCGACAGCGACCCGGCCCTCGCCGAGACCGAGCGGCTGAACGAGCAGGGGCTGCGCGTGCTGCTGCTGGCCCGTGCCGCCCGCGACCTCGACGATCCCGAGCCCGCACGCGGGGCCCGGGCCGCCGCCCTGGTGGTGCTCGAACAGCGGCTGCGGCCGGACGCCGCCGACACACTGCGTTACTTCGCCGAGCAGGACGTCCGCGCCAAGGTCGTCTCCGGTGACAACGCGGTGTCGGTGGGGGCGGTGGCGGCGAAGCTCGGGCTGGACGGCGCCACGGTGGACGCCCGGCGGCTGCCGTCCGATCCGCCCGGCATGGCGCGGGCCCTGGAGGAGGGCACGGTGTTCGGCCGGGTCACCCCGCAGCAGAAGCGGGACATGGTCGGCGCGCTGCAGTCCCGCGGGCACACCGTCGCGATGACCGGGGACGGCGTCAACGACGTCCTCGCGCTGAAGGACGCGGACATCGGCGTGGCGATGGGGTCGGGCTCCGAGGCCACCCGCGCGGTCGCGCAGATCGTGCTGCTGGACAACAGCTTCGCGACCCTGCCGTCGGTGGTGGCGGAGGGCCGCCGGGTCATCGGCAACATCACCCGGGTGGCCACGCTGTTCCTGGTGAAGACGGTCTACTCGGTGCTGCTGGCGCTGCTGGTGGTGTGCTGGCAGGTCGAGTACCCGTTCCTGCCACGGCACCTGACCCTGTTGTCCACCCTCACCATCGGCATTCCGGCCTTCTTCCTCGCGCTCGCCCCCAACCGCGAGCGGGCCCGCCCGCACTTCGTCCGGCGGGTGATGCGGTACTCGGTCCCGGGCGGTGTGATCGCCGGGGCGGCCACCTTCGTCACGTACCTGATCGCCCGTCACCACTACACGGGCGCGGGCTCCCTGGAGGCGGAGACGAGCGCGGCGACCCTCACCCTGTTCCTGGTCTCGATGTGGGTGCTGGCGATCATCGCCCGGCCGTACACCTGGTGGCGGGTGCTGCTGGTGGCCTCGATGGGCGCGGCGTTCCTGCTCGTGCTGATCGTCCCCTGGCTGCAGGACTTCTTCGCGCTGAAGCTGGTCGGACCGACCATGCCGTGGACGGCGGTGGGTGTGGCGGCGGTGGCGTCGGCGGCCCTCGAGGTGTGCTGGCGCCGGGTGGACCGCAGAACTGCCGCATGA